TCACCACATCGCAGAGCACTACCACACATGGGTGTGTTACGGGTAAGTCACATCTGGCTCTGACTTCTTTGTATCTCGCTTGTTGCCTCTGACTGCCGTGCTTAGTCTGCGTTAACAAGCTTTCCTGTAACCCGGCTGTTAATTACATGTAAAGAGGTCTGCCTGCAAGCTCATTACAGCTCGGGAGGGGGGTGCTAAGCATGTAGAAGACCAGAGAGGCTACGACCTGGTTGAAAGCCTAAAAACTCAGCCTGCAGTTTGGCATCGGTGTTGTTAtagtgaaaagggaaagaaggaagataCTGCTCCTGCAGACATTATTTTCTATCCTGCTACTAACTTATCCTGTCCATGTGAGAAATAGTCTGCTGAAGCAACTGCTGAGTGCTGAGCTTTGCTCGGTTACAAAACACCTTTTCTTACCTTATTCAACAAGAGCTGGAATACACTTTCCTGTAACCAGGTCTCTCGCTTGTGGAATTCCTGTGAAAGGAATCCTCAGACTGGCTTCCTTATTTTACCATGCATCACGTAGGTGATAGCCTTCATCATGGCTTTCACATAGGCATTGAACTGATTCTAACTGAATATCCTGcatagcttttttaaaaagcttctaTACAGAAAATTACAGATCAAGTTTGATTGTCACATTGTGTGTTCTGAATCTATACACACAATTGTTTTCATAGAGCTATGCCTGCAAAAGCTTCCGTAACACTTaactaaaataacttttaaaagtaaacagaTTGGTTAAGCCAAGTGCTTAAGTCAATCTTAGTTAAGTGTGCAAAATTTACATGCTGAAAGTTTTGGAAACATACAGTGGATGCTTGAAATGGGAGGTTCAGGTATATTCTGCAACTTTCAGTTCAGCTTTCTCAGTGGACTTCAAGTAGTTTTAAGACTATACTTCTTTTCCCCTTAAGATAACAAACACCTCACTTTCCAGCTTAAAATGTAGAGTCAATTCCATGTTCAGTTTGATATTCCTTGCATAATGGATTTTGGATACTTTAGTCTTCCGCCTaattttcaacaaaataaaacatgttttctttttatcaggTTCTATGTATCCTGGTTGATTCACCTAGTAGAAGCCTTGTACGGTGTGAAGTTATGCCAGTAAGTTGGTCTCCTCCCTTACCTTAAATGCTCTGGAAAGGATTTCTGATACAAGTGACATAGGTTACAGACTGATTTCGGTGGTGACAAGCAGCAATATTATTTCTGAGGATGCTGATAGAATTCCTGCTGATAGTTTGCTGTCCTCCATAAGAGGTTACTGCTGTACTGGATAGCAAAAATGAGGGGTGGCAACATCCAGAACTGGCAGCAGCAAGGTCTGCCAAAGCTTGTCTGCCTGCCTCTGAACTCActattctttgtatttatttattttgagaactATTCTTTATATAACAGGCAGTACACTTTCTTATTCTTCATTATTAGTTCAGATACCAGGTAACGTAGCACTTTAGAAAGCagtaggtaaaaataaatagatgtcTAAATTCAGATGTTCTCAAAATTTTGAGGCTGTTGATTACCAGCTTAAATAAATTCCATCTGTATTGTGAAAATACAATTGGATACTTCTGTTTGGGACTACACAAGATCTGATTATATATGCAAGTGGAGGAAAACACTGACCAGACTCAAAAAGTAATGCCAACTAAGTCTTAGATTAGGAGAACAAATTGTTTGGAAAGGGCATGCAGTCCACACAAATCATCCTTGTATTCATTTGGCTTACATTTGTAATAATTCAGAAGAATTCAGTTATTACTTTTCATGCTAGTATTTCTTTGATTCTTGTGTCTCTATGGAGTAGCTGGCAAGTCAGTTTGCCATCGTGAACACTAGATGGTTTTCTACTTGATTTAATTAATGCCCTGTCTGTCACAAGCTTCTCGGGTAACATCTTATGGAAGCAGAGGGGTTTTATTCCATCAAAGCTATCTGAGGTGGTTCTCAAGGCATAAAACATTCAACAAAATAGGAGTTAATAATCTAATAATCCAAGTCAATAATCATTGACTTGGATTACTAAGTAGTCACAAACACTATATACTTTTTACTGAAGTAAAACATGGTGATGTCTGCTTATGAACATCACAACGGAGGCATGAGGAAGAACTAGAGAGCAGGTAGGTATACACTTGCTAATCAGTAGTGGCGCTTCCATTTGGCTTCTGGCCTGTATTTCTGCATATGGTCTTTTCAGGCGAGCTTGCCTTATAGAAGCAGATACAATTGTTAAGACCtagtttttaaatttctgaactcatttgaaaacactgcagctgggattataaaaatagtttttccaCAGCTGTTAAGAAAACTTCTGAATGAATATTAAGAAATGTTGTGTTAATCAATACTTGATACAcattaatttgttctttgtaTATATAATTAACAGCTGAACTGTTCTAGAAATGAGCAGTAGAGGGAGCTCCCTTCTAAAATTAATGTGTATTCCTATGCTCAACATAATTCTTTACTGGAAATGTGAAATCAGTTGTTCTGTTGACTATCACGTTTATActtctattttctgtaaatcCAGGAATATTTCCCAACAACGGTAGGGTGTGGGGATAGTGTCACATTGTTGGTTAAGAAGGACAGTTGTCTTCAGGAAGGTCAACATGATCCAATTTTAAGGGATAAAAAGTGTGACAATATTGGTAGAGATATTGTAACTGTTGCTTCAAACTCTTAATGCATGTACTTGAACATGTCAGCTTACAGACATTCTTTATAGCATTACTAGACCTTTTTGcataacatacagaaaaaaatcacatgctaatttaaaactaaatggCAAATCAAGTCAGGTCTCTTGATCTTCCTGTACCTTTTTCTAGCCACAAATCAGGCAACAGTGCTCTGCCATCCTGCATTGTGTAGCGATACCTAAACAATTGTCAGGCCACTTTGTCCTGCTAGTACCCAGACTATCTTCACCAAGAAGGTATATATGGATTTGTGGTAAAGAGCAAAGGTAGATTAGTATTAAGCTTGTCTATTTTCTTGGTTCTTGGAAGTATGTAAACTCATCTTATAGAACAAGTCATTTCACATACCATAGACAGAAATTGCAGATCATGTATTACTGAGGAAATTGCAGACATGAAGTccatgaaaacatttgttctaTAGACAGCCTAAAATCCAGGGAAGTCTCAAGTACTACTGTGTTCAGTTAGTACTGTCTCTCAAGAATTACCTCTCAGTAGTTACATTAATCTAAGATCAAATGTTCTAATCAATTCTGACATATCAAGGATACCTGACCTTTTAAGTATTAAAGTGTAGCCTGCAAGATTAAGCTTTTTGAtacattttatgattttgttaATGTTACAGATCTAAAGGCATCACTGACCCAGCAGTTCAGTTTCATTGGTTCGTTCAGACACTTCTATTCGGGTATGCTTCTTTTGGTCTTCTGGTGTCTTACAAACCTACAGTCAAGAAGCACTTCTAGAAGACTGTGAAAGGCGTCTCCTCCGACATTCTTCATcctaatttttcagaaaataacctGTAATTAGCTAATTTATGTTCCTTCTATGTTATGCGATGTCCTTCTACCAAAGTAACTCTCCTCTTATTAAAGAAGAAACTTAAATTGTATTTCACAGGGCCCTCTGGATAGTTCAGCAGAAATTCAGCCCTTCAGTCATGGCACTGCCAAAGTTTAATCCACTTGACTGTGCAAGAAGCCAAAGGTTGCTCCTTTGCAATGTTTGGCATAGATTGTATAGTCTGATCATTGTTGATAAGAAAAGTCCCTGACAGCTGGTAGCAGTGGTTGATAAACAACCTTTTCATGGAGAGGAAATTTCTTCTACAACAGGAACAGTTACTTGCAGCCACAAGGCAACTAGCACCTGTTTTGTGGTAGGATTTAagttttcctctattttctcCACAGGACCTTATactacctttttctttttttgttagaTCTTGGTTTCtgtactttgttttcttaacttGCTTTGTTCCACAAAGGACAGACCACTTTATTGCTGCAGGCACATTAAAAATACCAAGTCTCAGTTCAGGTTGAGGTACAGTGACGAGCAGGGATACATAAAGCACTTTAACTTAGTTTAATACATGTGCCTTCAATTTCATGCAGCATGACCTCATCTTTTGAATGAAGATTTTAATGATTACTGTAGTATAGAGTGTAGTCTCCCTAGTATACTCTATTCTTTCTATAGAGCATAAAGAGAATCCTGTAGCTTTTCTGAGAACTAATTTATTATCcaagaaaaagcacaaacaatTAACATCTCAAAATCTAGCTGAAAATGTTCTAGATTGGTGAATGAAAAGTATGCATACTGAGTAAACACCCACTGCTGTTTACCAGATGCTCATGCACTGAAATCTTGGTTGTGAGACCATCTTAAGCATCCCTCAGAGTACTTCCTGTATGGGTAGTGAGCCCTTTTATCGTATTGTCTGTTTTATACTTCTCAATATTTTAACCAGAATTAGCCTGTCTTAACACTTTTAGAagtaattatttataatattaacTATGATGTGAGGAGAAGTTGTACCACAGTCTGTGacactgtaggaaaaaaaaaaggacaagaaaaggTGGGGTTTGCtctaaagaaaagcagtaacaagTAAATATATACCATGTCCAGTCCATACAGACTATACTGTAAAACTTAGTCTTGTTAAATACAGGTACAGgaagtttttgcttttcagctgctACTAAGAGCATGGAGAACTGATGGGTTTAAAactcatggattttttttttccttttttttggacAGTGGCCCAGGAATAACAGTAATAGTTTTTAGAGTAGAAAGTTCTGTTTAGTGGTTAGAAATTGACAGCAATGTCAAGAACCTGAGCTATGTTGGTTCTACCATCTAACCTTTCCTCTTATTCTGTGATCCTtgaataaagttaaaaaaaaaattgaagagattgtttgtttgttttttagtttatGCTAGAAATAAATGTCCATACCAAATACATTTCACCTATCTAGGTGTCATCTTTACACTAATATCAGTATTCATACTTCTAGCACACAGCTGGCTGtacattttccaaagcaaatcCCACAGAAGTCTAGAATTTGTGCATTTGATGCATTTTctctctgccaaaaaaaaatctcaatggTACTAAAACATGCAGATGTATAATTACTGGGTGTATGAAGATGAATTCTAATTGAATGCTTAATGAGCTCTTAAGAACGGGAAGGCATAAAAGGTTTGGTTCAACATTATCGTGATAATGTTCCTGTACAGAGGAAGAGGTAAAACAGTAACATTGAAGCTAGTTCAGAAAAAAGTCTTGATCACTTCTCTAATCCTCACCAAACAATTTGTACGTTTCTGTTTACCACTACTCACTTCTCATCAGTAAAGCTGTAAAAGAAGGACTATGCTattttcccctcccagcaccagTCTGCTGGGACACCACTCGTGATGCAAACCATCACAGCTTTCAGGTGGGTTCTGGATGGCTGTAGGTAAATCATAGCTTAGAGAATTCAGCAGCTGGCTGCTAGACTCAACTCAACAAAAGGGCTTCCTTTTAAAGAGGCAATGGTAAAAGCTTTCTCAATGCCACATAAGGCAGGTAGTCAACTGGTAACTGCCCTTAGTTCCATGCTATTGTCAGGCTAAAACAGTTTTTTAGCAAGACAATTGCATCAGCAGGTATTTTTGAAGactctccatttttatttatatacttgGCAGACCTTAGCAGCTATGTGTGGAGGTTGTTGGGCATTGCTTTTCAGACTTTTTGGAAGTGTAACTACATTGCATGTCTGCTTTCAcgcattttctcttccctgccctTGCTTGGCAACAGTTGAGTTTTCCCAGCTGTTgaggtgtgtgtttttttttttttttttttttttgcatgcatttaTGCCCAGAGCTGTAAGAAGCAGCACTGCCTGACCTTCCATGTTTTTGAAACCCTTGAGACAACCAACTGAAAAATTTGAGAAGTATGGGATAAACAGTACTGACTGGCTTTTAACATTAAGTACCtttgaggaaaagaaggaaacccACAGAACGGCAAGATTCAAAGTCATTTGGAGATCCcatttctgaatatttgtttATAGTGAACCTAACAGCACAGCAAGGTAAACATAATACCTCACAAAATTACTTGCTAAGAAAAAGCCTGCAGAAGAACCAGTCGAAGTCACCAGCTCACTGAAGTTGTAAGACATTTACGGCTAGCAACGGGCTCTTTGGAAACACCGATTACACCAGGGAGAAGCACTTCTCTACGCTATCCTGATAAAGTGTTAGTTATCTGGAGCAATTCTTTTCACTGCAGTCAAAATACCCTCtctacaacaaaaacagaaagcaacaaaagTATGTCCTTATGTTCTTACAGCATCTCAAAGTCTAGGCTGGATGTCAAACCATCTTCTGTGTCTAcacccagcccagccagccTCCCAGCATACACGTTAGTACTTCACTGTAAAGTTTCAAAAATGTTGCTtctcaccaaaaataaaaccatatgaATTTACAGAAGGGCTTTCACTGGTAAAGAACACTGCAAAATAATAAGGTAAGCCAGCAACAAAGCTAAGCTGACACTGTAAAAGATTTTCAGAATGCATATTTCTGCCAGCCAGACAGCTGATAGtaacaaagataaataaatgcagcttaACCATACATTTCAAATTGAAACcgtaagaaaaaaatatgctatgAAAGCCCATATGCAAAACCAGATATGCTTTATGCTAATAATATAAGCTAGATGTCAGGAAAATACAAGACAACTGTGCCTATTATTGGCAGGCATTTACCAAAATAAGGTATTTATCTGACCTGCATGGTGTTTCCCATTTGTTTACAAGTGCTATTTCTAAAACCATAAGGGCTTTTTCTTAGTTTGCAAGGGAACAACGAAAAAACTCAGTCACAGTATGTTTTCTTCATTGGCCTCTCTTCCATTCTGACCTAGATTTTTCtgaacacaacagaaaacaactaGGCCAACCTTTGGAAATCCCCAAAGTGTTGGTTCATTAAACACGTTTAATTTGCCTTTGGGCATCTCCTGAATGGCAATACAGTCCAATTAAAGCAGGGCAAATGGCCTTCTTGTAGTCTGCAGTAAGTTTGACCACTGTAGTTAAAGTCCTAGAAGTCCTACAGCCTGCTGCTTGTGATGaccttctcaaaggaaaaagtaacTAATGTAGTAATGTTTCCatgaatgaaataattcaaattacatatttcttctgtatttatacCTCGTGCTTTAATAATGAGAGGGGAACATCCgttcacatttttttgttacatAGCTGTTGTAAATGAGCACTCATTACTGAAGCCAAGAGCCTCACTTATTTACTTACtagttgttgtggtttaacccggctggcagctaaacaccacacagccgttcgctcaccctcccccctccctctctgggatgggggagagaaacgggaaagtgaagcctgtgggttgagataaaggcagtttattaagatagaaaataataatgataataataataatatgtacaaacaagtgatgcacaatgcaattgctcaccacccgctgaccaatgcccagcccaaccctgagcagccggcccccccagcccggttagccacccctatatattgtttagcatgacgtcagatggtatggaatacccctttggccagtttgggtcagctgttctgggtttgtcccctcccagcttttgctgcacccccagcctgcccgctggcaggacagagcgaggagctgaaaagtccttggcatagtgtaagcattgctctccagcaattaaaacatcagcatgttatcagcactcttctcatcctaatccaaaacatagcaccctaccagctactaggaggaaaaataactgtcctaactgaaaccaggacactagTATAAGCAATTCAAAaatcctttgccttttttttttttttttttttttttttgcttattaaaTACAGGCTTGTACATTTTTATCCACCTGCCTTCCAGCAAGTGATCtccatatataaaataaaaagattttcataccggtgttttattttttttattgactcAGCTCATTTGAGGACTTAATAAAAACTTTTGGTGTATTGCCATACACCTATACATCTTGTTAGTGAAGTGTTTATTCAGACTGATGCCTGCATGAACAGGTCAAAAAATTATCATGGTTTTGTAATcctgagctgaagaaaacacGAAGACATTGAAGAAATcagtttgtttaaagaaaagggGCGAGGGGGAACCTCAGCATTTCCTTCACCATTGCtcttcagaggagaggcagTACTACAGCACGATCACTGTACTCTACGAGACCATGCAGCCCTTGCAAGGCCCCTACAACACTACATGCAACTGCAGTACCTGAATGACTGGAAACAAGGAAGGGAGAGGTATAAGGGATACAGCTGTATTCTCAATGTACTCATTTATCAGAGTACTTACAGACTTCTCTCAAAGAAAAACCTCTTAAGTGCCCCTTGAGAAAGCAGGGAGGCCAGCTTTCTGACTTCAGAAACCACAGAAGTTAAAGTCTCCTTCTTAAGACTCTCTAGACTTcttatcagaagaaaacaaacatgaacaAACAACACTCTCCTCTACAAGCTTCAGAGGCATGAAAGATTAAAAAGTCCACAGttgcacaaaaaaaacaccaaacaaacatGAGTACCTGCATTTAGAAGAATTTTGGCCATcaccaccagcacagctgaaaaCCCTTCCTGACAAATCCTTCCTCTTCGTGAGGCAGGACAAGCCCCTCATGTCCTTTCTGTGGATGCACTCAGGTGAGGTTGATTTGACCATGCTCCTTAACGACTTGCCAGGCTCTTCCTTTCTTTAGAGAGAGAGACTATGGTCTTAGGGATCTTATGTATGCTCCATGCTGAATTACTTCAAACATTCAGATTTCATCAGAAAGTTTTCCAGCCACAGCCAACATTTTTTGCTGCAGCTTTACTTACCACCAACACAACAGAAGTGCATCAAAGGGATGGGAAAAGCATCAGCTCAGGAAGGCACGACATTCAGCAGGATTCCCCCTCCATTTGGATATAGCAAAAAGTTAGGAGCACGTAGAAGAAACTCTGCAAAGTTCAATATTCTACATGTGGCAGTCTGCTTACAGTTAAACACACAGCAAAGAAGgtgacagaaaaacacaagaCCATCAAATAAATGACCAGCAATAACTAAAGGCCAACCCAAGAGTCTTACGGTTTCCTTTTCTGGCCACTAAACCACATGCCTATCTCTGGATCTAGCAACAGTTAGATACCTCATGTCAACTGCACTTACTGCATTGTGGCATGGGAAGGAAGAACATGTGTTTCCAAATCTTCCCAAAGTAGGCTGAATAGCAAGGTACTACTTCTGAGAACATATTACCTGTATGGGGAGATGAACGGTACCTGATGCTATGTACATGTGTACTGGCAGCATTTTAGATGTTAATGCAGAGCTAACAGGCCCTGGCTGAGAAATTAGGAATCAGTGTGGGAAGAGATACTTTCAATAGAAGATGTGCTTTGTTTGCACCAGTccttggaagaagtgctgagGCCCTGGCAAACCTTGTATTCACAGCTGCTCCCAAAGTTAAGTGGCTTACCTCTAGCAGAATTAACCCAGTCAAAGCAGCCTCTTCCATCGGAGACGTGAACATGTATTTTAGCTGGTGGAATCTGCTGCAACCGGCAGCTGAAGGCCTGGTTTACCAAAGTTCACAATGTTCATGATGAGTATCTCTAAGATAGGATAGGATAAGGACTTATCTCACCCACACAGGCCCAGCCCAGGACCTCTGTACCAGACTGTAACCAGGCACATTGCCAAAGAATACCGCTGGGTACAAGCAAGGCAGTATTTGCACCTGGCTCAGTACGTgaagcagaaatgctttccaaGCCAGCAAGGAGCAATGCTTTTCCAGCCACGCTGGCGAGCAGTCTGTCAGGCTCCTGTGCTACTCTGCAGGGCAAGAGGGGCAATCCTGGCCCGCTGGGTCACCTCCCTGGCAGCCCAGAGCTCATCCTGCACAAGAGCTGTGGATTTCACATCAATGTCAACAAcggagaaaggaaaaaaatgaactctgAAATTTTAATGCAAGGCTGTTACCAGT
This Oxyura jamaicensis isolate SHBP4307 breed ruddy duck chromosome 6, BPBGC_Ojam_1.0, whole genome shotgun sequence DNA region includes the following protein-coding sequences:
- the TMEM254 gene encoding transmembrane protein 254, with product MAAAGAERVQDGSCHFQRSRLLWMIAIAFGMILLGWVTLSPSTIPYSYLGIFGSFLHHIAEHYHTWVCYGFYVSWLIHLVEALYGVKLCQSKGITDPAVQFHWFVQTLLFGYASFGLLVSYKPTVKKHF